A window of Cohnella herbarum contains these coding sequences:
- a CDS encoding aldehyde dehydrogenase, translating into MNDKNSNAGDSAYLDEMISSQQRFYHTGATRSVRFRKEQLLLLRQAAQRLEPEMMDALKQDLNKSEQEAYSTEIGIILNEIRVALRNVRRWSKPKRVRTPLTHIGGSSRIVPEPLGTTLIMGPWNYPLQLMLVPVVSAIAAGNTMVLKPSELAPATSGLLARLIRETFPPEYATVVEGGLETSTELLKRPFDHIFFTGSPAVGRVVMAAAAKSLIPVTLELGGKSPCIVHKDANIELAARRIVFGKWTNAGQTCVAPDYLLVHKEVKTALLNKMSEVIEEFYGREPLQDPDYGKIVNGRHFRRLLDLLDDDVRIVHGGQSDEITGKLAPTILDGVTLESKAMQGEIFGPILPVIVYEGTEEILNTVRAHPKPLALYLFSGSREFQQRIIERIPFGGGCVNDTILHLANPYLPFGGVGTSGIGSYHGEFGFQAFSHYKSILKQSDRFDLPFRYPKSKWGLRMIRKLLR; encoded by the coding sequence TTGAACGATAAAAACTCGAATGCGGGAGATTCCGCTTATTTAGATGAGATGATAAGCAGTCAGCAACGGTTCTACCACACCGGAGCGACGAGATCGGTTCGTTTCCGCAAGGAACAGCTTCTCTTGCTTCGGCAAGCCGCACAACGTCTCGAGCCCGAGATGATGGATGCGCTGAAACAAGATTTGAATAAGTCCGAGCAAGAGGCTTACTCGACGGAGATCGGTATTATTCTGAATGAAATCCGGGTTGCCCTTCGGAACGTGCGACGCTGGTCCAAGCCGAAGAGGGTAAGGACTCCGCTAACGCATATCGGCGGCAGCAGTCGCATCGTTCCCGAGCCTCTGGGGACGACATTGATTATGGGTCCTTGGAATTACCCGCTGCAATTAATGCTCGTTCCGGTCGTATCCGCGATCGCGGCGGGCAATACGATGGTATTGAAGCCTTCCGAACTTGCCCCGGCTACGTCCGGTCTGCTTGCCCGGCTTATACGGGAGACGTTCCCGCCGGAATATGCAACGGTTGTCGAAGGCGGCTTGGAGACGAGCACGGAGTTGCTTAAGCGGCCGTTCGACCACATCTTCTTTACCGGCAGCCCCGCTGTAGGACGAGTCGTAATGGCTGCCGCCGCCAAAAGTCTGATTCCGGTGACTTTGGAACTAGGCGGCAAAAGTCCTTGCATCGTTCACAAGGATGCGAACATCGAGTTAGCCGCGAGGAGAATCGTGTTCGGCAAGTGGACGAACGCGGGTCAAACCTGCGTGGCTCCCGATTATTTGCTCGTGCATAAGGAAGTCAAGACGGCTCTGTTGAACAAGATGTCCGAGGTCATCGAGGAGTTCTACGGCAGAGAACCGTTGCAAGACCCGGATTACGGCAAGATCGTGAACGGGCGCCACTTCCGCCGGTTGCTCGATTTATTGGACGATGACGTTCGCATCGTTCACGGGGGACAGTCGGACGAGATTACCGGCAAGCTTGCTCCGACGATATTGGACGGAGTTACGTTGGAATCCAAAGCGATGCAAGGGGAAATTTTCGGTCCGATTTTGCCTGTAATAGTCTATGAAGGTACCGAAGAAATTCTGAATACGGTTCGAGCTCATCCCAAACCTCTCGCGCTTTACTTATTCTCGGGGAGCCGCGAGTTCCAGCAACGGATCATCGAAAGAATTCCGTTCGGCGGGGGCTGCGTCAACGATACGATCCTTCATCTGGCCAATCCGTATTTGCCTTTCGGAGGCGTCGGCACGAGCGGGATAGGGAGTTATCACGGGGAGTTCGGTTTTCAGGCGTTCTCTCATTATAAGAGCATCCTCAAGCAGTCGGATCGTTTCGATTTGCCATTCCGTTATCCGAAATCCAAGTGGGGATTACGCATGATCCGCAAGCTGCTTCGATAA
- a CDS encoding ABC transporter permease codes for MSSPLYDRFLKVQRRKLRLIALTRLSVLAAFLVLWELAARWKWIDPMLTSKPSQLLTSFRELAFEGSLFRHTWISGVETLVGIVISMALGTAIAVLFWWSTFASKVLEPYIVVLNALPKVALGPIFYIWLGDRYSIYGMAVAISIIVTIIMVESGFREISKTKLKLMESFGATKAQMLRMVLLPASVPHFIATLKVNVGLTLVGVVMGEFLSSKAGLGYLIIYGGQVFQMNLVMVSIMMLALLSVILYGFVNLLARFARKKYNYEA; via the coding sequence ATGTCGTCCCCTCTTTATGACCGTTTCCTTAAAGTTCAGAGGCGCAAGCTTCGGCTGATCGCATTGACGCGCTTGTCGGTGCTCGCGGCGTTCCTTGTCTTGTGGGAGCTCGCGGCGAGATGGAAATGGATCGACCCAATGTTGACGAGCAAACCCTCGCAGCTTCTGACTTCTTTTCGCGAGCTGGCTTTCGAAGGCAGTCTGTTCAGGCATACTTGGATTTCCGGAGTGGAAACGTTGGTCGGTATCGTCATCTCCATGGCGCTCGGAACGGCTATCGCGGTCTTGTTCTGGTGGTCGACATTCGCCTCCAAGGTGCTGGAGCCTTATATCGTCGTATTGAATGCTCTTCCGAAGGTGGCGTTAGGCCCGATTTTCTATATATGGCTCGGAGACCGCTACTCGATATACGGCATGGCGGTCGCGATCTCGATTATCGTAACGATTATTATGGTGGAAAGCGGATTTAGGGAAATCAGCAAAACGAAACTGAAGCTCATGGAATCTTTTGGAGCTACGAAGGCGCAAATGCTGCGAATGGTGCTGCTTCCGGCAAGCGTGCCGCATTTTATAGCGACATTGAAGGTGAACGTCGGATTGACTCTCGTCGGGGTCGTGATGGGAGAATTCTTGTCCTCCAAGGCGGGTCTAGGCTATTTAATCATCTACGGCGGTCAGGTTTTTCAGATGAATCTCGTCATGGTCAGCATTATGATGTTAGCCCTTTTGTCCGTCATTCTGTATGGATTCGTAAACTTGTTGGCGAGATTCGCGCGGAAAAAATACAACTACGAGGCGTGA
- a CDS encoding ABC transporter ATP-binding protein, whose product MEQIELKDVGLSYFTLKQETEAIRDINLSIGHGEFISIVGPSGCGKSTLLSLVSGMLKPTKGTILIDGHEVSGTSPKVGYMLQHDHLFEWRDVLSNLMVGAEIRRMDRAKAKRKALELLDRYGLGEFASHYPSQLSGGMRQRVALIRTLVAEPDILLLDEPFSALDYQTRLTLSEEVFHIIKDQGKTALLVTHDLSEAISMADRVMVMSKRPSTISSVHPIRFDEGDDLSPWKKREAGRYTFYFNAIWKELEEHVVPSL is encoded by the coding sequence ATGGAGCAGATCGAACTGAAGGACGTCGGGTTGAGTTATTTTACGCTTAAACAAGAGACCGAAGCGATACGCGACATCAACCTGTCGATCGGGCACGGAGAATTCATCAGCATCGTAGGGCCGAGCGGCTGCGGCAAAAGCACGCTGCTCTCCCTTGTTTCCGGCATGCTAAAGCCTACGAAAGGGACCATTCTGATCGACGGTCACGAGGTGTCGGGAACTTCTCCTAAGGTTGGATACATGCTACAGCATGATCATCTGTTCGAGTGGAGGGACGTTCTTAGCAACCTGATGGTCGGAGCGGAAATTCGCCGGATGGATCGCGCCAAAGCGAAGCGGAAAGCTCTGGAGCTGCTAGATCGGTACGGGCTGGGAGAATTCGCGTCGCACTATCCTTCACAGTTGTCGGGAGGGATGCGCCAACGGGTTGCTTTGATTCGCACGCTCGTTGCGGAACCGGATATTTTACTGCTGGACGAACCGTTCTCCGCGTTGGATTACCAGACTCGGCTAACGCTTTCCGAGGAGGTGTTCCATATCATTAAGGATCAAGGGAAAACGGCGCTGCTCGTTACCCACGATCTATCCGAAGCGATCAGCATGGCCGACCGGGTCATGGTCATGTCGAAGCGTCCGAGCACGATCTCTTCGGTCCATCCGATCCGTTTCGACGAAGGAGACGATCTATCCCCATGGAAGAAACGGGAGGCCGGCCGATACACTTTTTATTTCAATGCGATATGGAAGGAGCTTGAGGAGCATGTCGTCCCCTCTTTATGA
- a CDS encoding ABC transporter substrate-binding protein gives MFNRRKPVLLVLVAMLLLLTAACSNKGKDSDKLTTVKFSEVIRSIFYAPHYVAMSQGFFKDQGLNVDMNTSQGSDKGAAALIAGTADISLVGPETSIYIYNQKGDKTLKVFHQLTSKDGSFLLSREKLDDFKWSDLQGKTIIGWRPGSAPQMVLNSMLIKEQVKDAKVITNLAAPAMAGAFASGQGDFIQLFEPVASTLVKEGKAYYAASLGEAFGPFPETSYVATSDYIKANPKIIQKFTNAVAEGAKWLNTASDADIAKALAPFFEGTPEDLILQSVERYKSQDTWPTNPELTQAQFDTLQNVLIENGVLKSEEKVANMDDIVDMSFVKNIGKSD, from the coding sequence ATGTTCAACAGGAGAAAACCGGTACTGCTTGTCTTGGTCGCGATGCTTCTGCTTCTGACTGCGGCTTGCTCCAACAAAGGCAAAGATTCCGATAAGCTTACGACGGTTAAATTTTCCGAGGTTATCCGCTCGATTTTCTACGCGCCGCATTACGTGGCCATGTCCCAAGGCTTCTTCAAGGACCAAGGGCTGAACGTAGACATGAACACTTCGCAAGGCTCGGATAAAGGAGCGGCAGCATTGATCGCGGGCACGGCGGATATTTCCTTGGTCGGACCGGAAACGAGCATCTACATCTACAACCAAAAAGGAGACAAAACGCTTAAAGTATTCCACCAGCTTACGTCCAAGGACGGTTCCTTCCTCTTGTCCCGCGAGAAGCTCGACGATTTCAAATGGAGCGATCTGCAAGGAAAAACGATTATCGGCTGGAGACCGGGCAGCGCTCCTCAGATGGTCCTGAACTCTATGCTGATCAAGGAACAAGTCAAAGACGCCAAGGTCATCACGAATCTCGCGGCTCCGGCGATGGCGGGCGCGTTCGCTAGCGGGCAGGGCGATTTCATTCAGCTGTTCGAACCGGTCGCTTCCACGCTCGTGAAGGAAGGCAAAGCCTATTACGCCGCATCGCTGGGCGAAGCGTTCGGGCCGTTCCCGGAAACGTCCTACGTCGCGACTTCGGACTATATTAAAGCGAATCCGAAGATCATCCAGAAATTCACGAACGCGGTCGCGGAAGGCGCCAAGTGGCTGAATACGGCATCCGATGCGGACATCGCGAAGGCGCTGGCTCCTTTCTTCGAAGGAACGCCAGAAGATCTCATCCTGCAATCGGTCGAGAGATATAAGAGCCAGGATACTTGGCCGACGAACCCCGAGCTGACGCAAGCGCAATTCGACACGCTGCAAAACGTGCTTATAGAGAACGGCGTGCTTAAGTCCGAAGAGAAAGTAGCGAATATGGATGACATCGTAGACATGAGCTTCGTCAAAAATATCGGAAAATCGGATTGA
- a CDS encoding pentapeptide repeat-containing protein, translating into MAVTKKINKSTLEAPRIPDHLETLTIEDYEMQDKQVFENGRFTQGTIANHSADKVSFDRVVFENVLFDQVNLERAEFTDVVFNRCDLSNVNFRDSILHRVQFNNCKMLGFDLSTSTMRNVKFDQCNAQYSVFRFADMKQVCFAQSNFDKADYYEAKFSMIEFNESGIDQAQFSGTKLTGVDLSTCRFQSIGATLESLQGCIVGSEQVRGFAYLLGVKVKEDYQ; encoded by the coding sequence ATGGCAGTAACGAAAAAAATCAACAAGAGCACGTTGGAAGCTCCGCGAATACCCGACCACTTGGAAACGCTAACGATCGAAGACTATGAAATGCAAGATAAACAAGTATTCGAGAATGGTCGATTCACCCAAGGAACGATAGCGAACCATTCCGCGGACAAAGTCAGTTTCGACCGCGTTGTATTCGAGAACGTCCTGTTCGACCAAGTCAACTTGGAAAGAGCGGAATTTACCGATGTCGTGTTTAACCGCTGCGATTTGTCGAACGTTAATTTCCGCGATTCGATATTGCATCGCGTGCAATTCAATAACTGCAAGATGCTCGGGTTTGATCTCTCGACCTCGACGATGCGCAACGTGAAGTTCGACCAATGCAACGCCCAATACTCCGTCTTCCGGTTCGCGGATATGAAGCAGGTCTGTTTCGCGCAAAGCAATTTCGATAAAGCCGACTACTACGAAGCAAAGTTCTCCATGATCGAATTCAACGAATCGGGCATTGATCAAGCGCAATTCTCAGGAACGAAGCTGACGGGCGTCGACCTCAGCACATGCCGATTTCAGAGCATCGGCGCTACATTGGAAAGCTTGCAAGGCTGCATCGTCGGCTCAGAGCAGGTGCGGGGTTTTGCTTACCTGCTTGGAGTTAAGGTGAAAGAAGATTACCAATAA
- a CDS encoding RNA polymerase sigma factor translates to MERVTADLGELYTAHYLYLNKFMLNLTRNREEAADLVQEIFLRLCQQNRLPEHAKEWLALTGYRLFVDQWRRKRRVSWQPLDDSAISNRTTPEQAVLDREFERLVRRLLLRFNSRMRTALYLRFYKQFSCGEIARLLDCPENTVKSYLRRGRKQLSAWLVDDRAIGL, encoded by the coding sequence ATGGAACGGGTAACGGCCGATCTGGGTGAACTCTATACGGCGCATTACCTCTATTTGAACAAATTCATGCTTAATCTGACCCGCAACCGGGAAGAAGCGGCCGACCTGGTTCAGGAAATATTTTTAAGGCTGTGCCAGCAGAATCGTCTTCCTGAGCATGCGAAGGAATGGCTCGCCTTAACAGGATATCGCCTCTTCGTCGATCAATGGCGCCGGAAACGGCGGGTTTCCTGGCAACCGCTAGACGATTCCGCCATTTCGAACCGAACGACTCCGGAGCAGGCCGTGCTGGATCGGGAATTCGAGAGGTTAGTGCGGAGACTGCTCTTGCGGTTCAATTCTCGAATGCGTACTGCGTTGTACCTGCGGTTCTATAAGCAATTCAGCTGCGGCGAAATCGCACGTTTGCTCGATTGCCCGGAGAACACCGTCAAGTCTTACTTGCGGCGAGGGAGAAAGCAATTGTCCGCGTGGCTGGTCGACGATCGAGCGATCGGGCTTTGA
- a CDS encoding ABC transporter ATP-binding protein, translated as MIHCEGLVKIFKSDDVEVVALQGLNMTVEQGEMMAIIGNSGSGKSTLLNILGGLDRPSAGQAIVGPWNLLKMTKEQLIEYKRRTVGFIWQNNARNLVPYLTALQNVELPMLIQGKADRAYAKQLLASVGLEQRMGSRLTQLSGGEQQRVAIAIALSNRPLLVLADEPTGSVDSATGEQILDIFRRLNRDMGVTIVIVTHDLSVADKVDRVVAIRDGLTSTEWVKREMTAPTSDSVQMDFGSADEEASNLVAEGSNVAGHASKFGAQHEQFVVIDRVGRLQIPQAYLDAMSVDGKAVLEFDGKRVIIGPPDVSAHPTGQIGGERTDGTGNGRSG; from the coding sequence ATGATCCATTGCGAAGGTCTAGTGAAGATTTTCAAGTCCGACGACGTAGAGGTCGTTGCGCTTCAGGGCTTGAATATGACGGTGGAGCAAGGCGAAATGATGGCCATTATCGGCAATAGCGGCAGCGGAAAATCAACGTTGCTCAACATTCTTGGCGGCCTTGATCGGCCATCGGCAGGACAAGCGATTGTCGGGCCATGGAATCTGCTGAAGATGACGAAGGAGCAACTTATCGAATACAAGCGCCGCACCGTCGGTTTTATATGGCAGAATAACGCTAGAAATCTGGTACCTTATCTTACCGCCCTCCAGAACGTCGAGCTGCCGATGCTTATCCAGGGCAAAGCGGATCGCGCTTACGCTAAGCAATTGCTTGCCTCGGTCGGCTTAGAGCAACGGATGGGCAGCCGGCTCACGCAATTAAGCGGAGGCGAGCAGCAGAGGGTGGCGATCGCGATCGCGTTGTCCAACCGTCCGCTCCTCGTCCTGGCCGATGAGCCGACTGGCTCGGTGGACAGCGCCACGGGAGAGCAGATTCTCGATATTTTCCGCAGGCTCAACCGGGATATGGGGGTTACGATCGTCATCGTCACCCATGATCTCTCCGTTGCGGACAAAGTCGATCGCGTCGTCGCCATAAGGGACGGATTAACGAGCACGGAATGGGTCAAACGGGAGATGACCGCTCCTACGTCGGACTCTGTACAGATGGACTTTGGTTCGGCGGACGAGGAAGCGTCAAACCTAGTCGCCGAGGGTTCGAACGTTGCCGGGCACGCGTCAAAGTTCGGAGCGCAGCATGAACAATTCGTCGTCATCGACCGCGTCGGCCGGCTTCAAATCCCGCAGGCGTATTTAGACGCGATGAGCGTCGACGGCAAGGCGGTGCTCGAATTCGACGGGAAACGGGTTATCATCGGACCTCCCGACGTCTCGGCGCATCCAACGGGACAGATCGGAGGCGAGCGAACGGATGGAACGGGTAACGGCCGATCTGGGTGA
- a CDS encoding ABC transporter permease, translated as MRIIAYLLLKMWQNRWFTLSTLLGLTVAAAFAMSIPMYADGTLKRVVSQSLQEQTKGLPAASLYMKFQSGGGAEQTDLEGLAELDRWINEELPGRIGFPTEAFSSRMSLPMSTVRSAQAGTGGSSQLFRMELAAQSGITELVDVLEGKMPRDGMQNGVVEALVLNETLSRYGWKIGDSFTYDSKNADGKTKRLTVRISGTYKLKDETDLNWAIDGKEKLAETLLVSHETMTNDLLKTNRLVLDSAGWFYAFDLRDIRISDLSSLIGELQRLEINLHRMLENTKVNLSFIDMLHEFNRQSVVLQAMLFALAAPVLAMVLYFVTLNAKQSLDRQRGDISVLHSRGASPRQITVLYAIEAALLGAAALMIGLGLAWLMAKTIGSSSGFLSFVGRKSIPVGWNKSAWLFGIVATVLAVIATTAPIRKYAEASIVQHTQQRARIDRPPFWQRLYLDVALLATAGTGWYLLDAGLISSVSQSGGGATAEVQPVIFVIPAIFLFAAGLLCLRLFPLLLRSWNALMRNRMPVTMYITLTQLSRSAAGFYPLMILMILTIGLGVYNASAARTMDVNASDRTNYQYGSDVLLKAAWDGVQDENDANKIYYNEPSFEAYSKLEGVEAAARVMRATGKVEIGGKAAGTAQIVGIDNDDFSKTAWFREDLFPIHPFYYLNALGKAEQAVLLSSGFAEKHGLKEGDPLRMTIGYGNEPVELVVVGIVPYWPSLYPEESAFLVANLDYLYQQIEKMPYEVWLNMEEGAKLAPALETLAQLGIAISEAEDARGALIERRNHPAQGGVFGILSLGFLISLLVSLLGYLIFWFFTLSRRVVQLGILRAMGLSRGQLTGMLLLEQLFTTGLSVVAGIGLGTIASRLFLPFLQGGSVEGTRQVPPFRIVFEAEDTLKLYIAMGIMLASGACLLILQLRRLRITQAVKLGEER; from the coding sequence ATGCGGATCATCGCCTATCTTCTGCTGAAAATGTGGCAAAATCGTTGGTTTACGCTCAGCACGCTACTCGGGCTGACCGTCGCCGCGGCGTTCGCGATGAGCATTCCGATGTATGCCGACGGCACGTTGAAGCGGGTCGTCTCGCAATCTCTTCAGGAACAGACGAAAGGGTTGCCGGCCGCCTCTCTTTATATGAAGTTCCAGTCGGGAGGCGGCGCGGAACAAACCGATCTAGAAGGACTGGCGGAGTTGGATCGTTGGATCAACGAAGAGCTCCCGGGCCGCATCGGGTTCCCTACCGAAGCGTTCTCAAGCCGAATGAGTTTGCCTATGTCCACGGTACGTTCAGCGCAAGCCGGCACGGGAGGCTCTAGCCAGTTGTTCCGCATGGAGCTCGCCGCGCAAAGCGGTATCACCGAGCTTGTCGATGTGCTGGAAGGAAAGATGCCTAGGGACGGCATGCAGAATGGCGTCGTCGAAGCCCTTGTGCTGAACGAGACGTTAAGCCGCTACGGCTGGAAAATAGGAGATTCGTTCACTTACGATTCCAAGAATGCCGACGGGAAAACGAAACGGCTAACCGTACGCATCTCGGGTACTTATAAATTAAAAGACGAGACGGATTTGAACTGGGCGATCGATGGCAAAGAAAAGTTAGCCGAGACCTTACTCGTAAGCCATGAAACGATGACGAACGATCTGCTTAAGACGAACCGTCTCGTGCTGGATTCCGCGGGTTGGTTTTACGCGTTCGACCTGCGGGATATCCGAATCAGCGATCTATCGTCGCTTATCGGCGAGTTGCAACGGCTGGAGATCAATTTGCACCGAATGCTGGAAAATACGAAAGTTAACCTGTCGTTCATCGATATGCTGCATGAATTCAATCGGCAGAGCGTTGTGCTGCAGGCGATGCTATTCGCGTTAGCGGCACCGGTTCTCGCGATGGTGCTCTATTTCGTCACGCTGAACGCGAAACAATCTCTCGATCGCCAGAGAGGCGATATCTCCGTGCTGCATAGCCGGGGAGCGAGTCCGCGGCAGATCACGGTGTTGTACGCGATCGAAGCCGCGTTGCTCGGAGCGGCGGCGTTGATGATCGGACTTGGACTAGCATGGCTCATGGCCAAGACGATCGGATCGTCCAGCGGATTCCTCTCTTTCGTCGGCCGGAAGTCGATTCCGGTCGGGTGGAACAAATCCGCTTGGTTGTTCGGCATCGTCGCGACCGTGCTCGCGGTAATCGCCACCACGGCGCCGATCCGCAAGTATGCGGAAGCCTCTATCGTGCAGCATACGCAGCAACGCGCACGAATCGATAGGCCTCCGTTCTGGCAGCGTCTTTACTTGGACGTTGCGCTACTGGCAACCGCGGGAACCGGATGGTACCTGCTCGATGCCGGCCTGATTTCTTCGGTCAGCCAGAGCGGAGGGGGCGCGACGGCGGAAGTTCAACCGGTCATCTTCGTCATCCCGGCGATCTTCCTGTTCGCCGCGGGATTGCTCTGTCTTCGGCTATTTCCGCTGCTGCTTCGGTCTTGGAATGCGCTCATGAGAAACCGAATGCCGGTTACGATGTATATCACCTTAACGCAATTGTCGAGATCGGCAGCCGGCTTTTATCCGCTTATGATCTTAATGATTCTTACGATCGGACTTGGCGTATACAATGCTTCCGCAGCCCGAACGATGGACGTCAACGCTTCGGACCGCACGAATTATCAGTACGGGAGCGACGTCTTGCTGAAGGCGGCATGGGATGGCGTTCAGGATGAGAACGACGCGAACAAAATTTACTATAACGAACCGTCTTTCGAGGCTTACTCGAAACTGGAAGGCGTAGAAGCGGCGGCTCGCGTTATGAGGGCGACCGGTAAAGTCGAGATCGGCGGCAAGGCCGCTGGCACCGCTCAGATCGTCGGCATCGATAACGATGATTTCTCCAAGACGGCGTGGTTTCGAGAGGACTTATTTCCGATCCATCCCTTCTACTATCTCAACGCGTTGGGCAAAGCCGAGCAAGCGGTTCTCCTGTCCTCCGGCTTCGCCGAGAAGCACGGCTTGAAGGAAGGAGATCCGTTGAGGATGACGATCGGTTACGGCAATGAACCGGTGGAATTGGTCGTCGTCGGCATCGTGCCCTATTGGCCAAGTCTCTATCCGGAAGAGTCCGCTTTCCTTGTGGCGAATCTCGATTATCTGTACCAGCAGATCGAGAAAATGCCGTATGAAGTGTGGTTGAACATGGAGGAAGGCGCGAAGCTCGCTCCAGCGCTCGAGACGCTTGCGCAGCTAGGTATCGCGATCTCCGAAGCGGAAGATGCCCGGGGGGCGCTCATTGAAAGAAGGAATCATCCGGCGCAAGGCGGCGTCTTCGGTATCCTGAGTCTCGGATTTTTGATTTCGTTGCTGGTTTCGCTGCTCGGTTATTTGATTTTTTGGTTTTTTACTCTGTCGCGCAGGGTTGTACAGCTCGGCATCTTAAGGGCGATGGGACTGTCGAGGGGGCAACTGACGGGGATGCTGCTGCTCGAGCAACTATTTACGACCGGGTTGTCGGTCGTCGCAGGCATCGGGCTCGGGACGATCGCAAGCCGACTGTTCCTGCCGTTCTTGCAAGGAGGGAGCGTGGAAGGAACAAGGCAAGTACCGCCTTTTCGTATCGTTTTCGAGGCCGAAGATACGCTTAAGCTATATATCGCCATGGGGATCATGCTTGCATCGGGAGCATGTCTGCTCATCCTCCAACTGCGGCGGCTTCGGATCACTCAAGCCGTTAAGCTTGGCGAAGAGAGATGA
- a CDS encoding efflux RND transporter periplasmic adaptor subunit — protein MLSIKWSMAGSFRNKGKRALASRLLIIAASVSLLAGCSLLPAEEHSENLLSIQPPKISQKPEYAVKRGTLESKVSGSGKLMSEKEENLVFTEENRRIVGVYVKAGDKVKKGQLLAELDAGDTESRILRKEIELEKAELDIKAAMRDSQDNDEIMLRKQQLEYELMKQDLAELRKELAGLILTAPYDGTIVSFTAEKGDLAKAYEKVGKIADMSSLVVAVQFGSSDLASIAPGMETLVGINTAGDHAGTVRRLPVGSAGADEDSLDSYALIDLKKLPANVQHGTPLSASVIVERRENALYIPVAALRKQNSRNYVLVSNADGSKGEVDVELGVQTTTDVEIIKGLREGQKVVGK, from the coding sequence ATGTTGTCTATCAAATGGTCGATGGCCGGATCGTTTCGGAATAAAGGAAAGAGAGCATTGGCGAGCAGGTTGTTGATTATAGCGGCGAGCGTCTCTCTCCTGGCCGGCTGTTCTTTGCTCCCTGCCGAAGAGCATTCGGAAAATCTACTCTCGATCCAGCCTCCGAAAATATCGCAAAAACCGGAGTACGCGGTGAAACGCGGCACGTTGGAGTCGAAGGTGAGCGGATCCGGCAAGCTCATGTCGGAGAAGGAGGAGAACCTGGTTTTCACGGAAGAGAATCGGCGAATCGTCGGCGTTTACGTGAAAGCAGGCGATAAGGTGAAGAAGGGGCAGTTGCTGGCCGAGCTCGATGCGGGCGATACGGAAAGCCGGATACTTCGTAAGGAGATCGAACTGGAGAAGGCTGAACTCGACATTAAAGCCGCCATGCGGGATTCGCAGGATAACGATGAGATTATGCTGCGCAAGCAGCAGCTTGAATACGAATTGATGAAGCAGGACTTGGCTGAATTACGAAAGGAATTGGCAGGGTTGATCCTGACCGCGCCTTATGACGGCACGATCGTCAGCTTCACGGCGGAGAAAGGCGATCTGGCGAAAGCATACGAGAAAGTCGGAAAGATTGCCGATATGAGCTCGCTCGTCGTTGCCGTCCAATTCGGTTCGAGCGATCTGGCGAGTATCGCTCCCGGCATGGAAACGTTGGTCGGAATCAACACGGCAGGGGATCATGCGGGGACGGTAAGAAGGCTGCCGGTCGGCTCGGCAGGGGCGGACGAGGACTCTCTTGATTCGTATGCGCTGATCGATCTAAAGAAACTTCCGGCTAACGTTCAGCATGGCACGCCGTTGTCCGCTTCCGTCATCGTCGAAAGACGAGAGAACGCTCTATACATACCGGTCGCAGCGCTTCGGAAGCAAAACAGCCGCAATTACGTGCTCGTATCGAATGCCGACGGCAGCAAGGGAGAGGTAGACGTAGAGCTCGGCGTGCAAACGACGACGGACGTCGAAATCATCAAAGGGCTACGGGAAGGCCAGAAGGTCGTGGGGAAATAA
- a CDS encoding ABC transporter ATP-binding protein → MASVKEVPCLEVRHVRKSFWSSNRQVDVLKGIEMSVAAGQLTMLRGRSGSGKTTLLNLMGGLDRPSEGEVIFRDRPFHQWSDKRLTVVRRREIGFIFQSFALLPLLTALENVELSLRMAGIPRAEWKERAAKCLDLVGLTKRANHRPFELSGGEQQRVAIAKGIAHKPFLLLADEPTAELDTNMAARMIGVFREIVEKEGIAICMTTHDSTLWGAADVVYQMVDGRIVSE, encoded by the coding sequence ATGGCTAGCGTTAAGGAGGTGCCGTGCCTCGAAGTGCGGCACGTCCGCAAAAGCTTCTGGTCAAGCAACCGGCAGGTCGACGTGTTAAAAGGGATCGAGATGTCGGTCGCGGCCGGCCAGCTTACGATGCTGCGCGGGCGTTCGGGTTCCGGCAAGACGACGCTGCTTAATCTGATGGGCGGTCTCGACCGCCCGTCGGAAGGCGAGGTGATCTTTCGGGATCGCCCGTTCCATCAGTGGAGCGACAAGCGGTTGACCGTCGTGCGTCGGCGGGAAATCGGGTTTATTTTCCAATCGTTCGCGTTATTGCCGCTGCTTACTGCCTTGGAGAACGTGGAGTTGAGCCTGCGTATGGCAGGTATCCCGCGGGCGGAATGGAAAGAGAGAGCGGCGAAGTGCCTTGATCTCGTAGGATTGACGAAACGAGCGAATCATCGCCCGTTCGAACTGTCCGGGGGAGAACAGCAGCGCGTCGCGATCGCCAAAGGCATCGCGCACAAGCCGTTTCTTCTGTTGGCGGACGAACCGACGGCAGAGCTCGATACGAATATGGCCGCGAGGATGATCGGCGTATTCCGGGAAATCGTGGAAAAGGAAGGGATCGCGATCTGCATGACCACGCATGATTCTACTTTATGGGGGGCGGCGGATGTTGTCTATCAAATGGTCGATGGCCGGATCGTTTCGGAATAA